The Candidatus Bathyarchaeia archaeon genomic sequence GAGGAACCCGTTTCTTCTCAGACATCTCTCCCACCATTCCTCGTGATCCCACATCATAATCTTTCCATTTCTGGGCAAAATAAGCCCATTATCAACCCTGATCTCGGTTCTGGGAAGCCTCGGGTCAATGTCGGGAAATTCGTTCGGGTTTGTCGCGATATTTCCAGTGCCATCCCAGCCGGGATTGTGCCCGGAATCGCTTGTCTCGCCCATTATAACCGTCAGACAGGAAACGGTTTCTAGAAAATCGGGGGTCTTCGCGACTCGACCTCGCGACGCAAGAGCGGTGAGTCCGTATTCGCAGCCTTGTAAGCCCAGGCCAGCAAAGGCGAGGCTGATCCGACCGCGCAACAAACGCAGGCTAAAGAGAGACCAGGCCCGCCGCGTTTGAAACATAGCGAGAGCAGTGAGTGTGATGAAGATACTTGGAATTTCAGGCAGCGGCCGGAAACGGTCCTACAACTGGGGACTTCTTGAGGCGGCCAAAGAGTTGCTGCCCGAGAATACGACCCTTGAGATTTTCGATGTGTCCCACTTCCCGCTCTTCACCCAGGACCACGAAAGGGATCCGCCTGCTGAAGTTCGATCGTTCAAACAGAAGATACGCGACTCGGACGCGATACTGTTCGCAACGCCCGAACACAACTATACTGTCACGGCGGTTTTGAAGAACGCTATCGAGTGGGGCAACAGACCAGCTGGAGACAATTCATGGAACGGCAAACCAGCAGCGATAGTCAGTGCATCTTCAGGTCCCCGAGGAGGAGTAAGATCACAACTTCACCTGCGACAGATACTAGTCGATCTCAACGTCTACGCAATCAACCAGCCCCAGCTCCTCCTGGGACGCGCCCAAGAAGCGTTTGACAACGATCATAAACTGAAAGACCCGCAGACCAGGGAGACTTTGAAGACGATTCTGCAAACACTGACGAGCTGGACCAAGAAGATCAATGGCAGTTAGCCGAGCAACCATCTTCTCCGCATCAGTGATTACCTCTGATCGAGAATGGTCACTGTTTCACTGTTCAAATCTCTTGAATTATTATCCGGAACAAGCAGGTTTTCGAGATCATGAGGCTAAAGATGCCCTTGAAAATGCACAAGCTACTCTCCCTGCTCGCCTTCATCCTCGCCTTGGTAGGTGGTATACTGGTCGTCGTATCGGCTCTCGGGGGACTTGAACGGCTCAGCATCGGCTCCCTGGCCATCAACGGTCTTGTCTTCCTGTTCGGGCTTGGCGCCATACTTGGAGGCTGGCTCATCTACACGGGCGTCCGTAAGATGGGCGGTATCATAATGCTGTTTGCTGGAATTGTCCTGTTCGTGCTGACAGGAGGAGCAGGCACCGCAGTGATACTCGTACTCGTAGCCGGTGTCTTAGGTCTGCTTGCCGCCGAGCTGAAGCCCTGGTGGGCCTTCTGGCGATAGTTCGCCTGCCTTAGCCCCGGTTTTTCTAGCTAGTCGCTGGTCCAGGTTGGCTTCCTTTGGCCGCTTGCGCGGCCAGCAGTCGCTGTCTTGTCGCTTCTATCGTCGATGTCGAATACATTACCACAAGAATGGTGAAGAGTGCGATTCCTACCAGAAAGAGAGATCGAAGCCCAATTGTTGCAATAGTTGGGGGAGAGAATGAGAATGGCCCCGCGGTCTGAGCGATCATGACCACGGCGACAAACCATAGGAGCGTAGTTATTGTAAGCGTCGCTTGCAGCTTCACTCTCTCCAGTGATTTTGATATGGAGGTGAGTCCTGACAGCCCGAGTAGAATGCCTGTAACGCTGATGAGGATGCTGGAGATGGAGGAGATTTCTGAATTGGTGATCTCTTGAAGAGTGATGATGTACGCGATAGTTGCGAACATGGCGAGGGACGCCAGTACCAATAAGATCATTGCAGTGTTTTCCCGCGAAGACTTCGAATTTCCAGTCGTCAAGATCACGTTGTCCTTCTGCGTGCGCTCAGTTTCCACTTGGGTTATTGGGCTTTTGCCAAAGCGCCTCGCCTCATAGCAATAATTTCATTCTCGGGTTCGCTGCTCTCTCTTGGATTAGACCAAGCGCCCTCGCTATGCTTTGCGTGGCTACAGGACTTGACACACTCAGGCTGGATTCTCGATCTCTACCACAGACCCGGCCAGATGGTCATATGGCTGAAGAAAACCGATGGAAGTTGTGTAAGACTCACCGATCCCTGGAAGCCAAAGATCCACATTGGAGGAAGTTTTCGAGATCTCCTAGATCTCGCCTGTCGTCCCGGTCTTGAAGACGCTACTGTCATTGAGATGTACGAGAAAGCCGGCGATCGTGAAAGATCGAGAGTATTAGAGGTAGAGGTCGACGGTGACCAGGAAGCGTTAGGACTTGCCAAGAAACTAGAACAGTATGGCCGTTATTCCAAGTTTCGTTTCTACGACGTCGACGTTCCCTCGCCGCAGATGTATCTTTATCGGAAGAACCTCTTTCCACTCGCATTTGTTGAGGCAGAAGAAACCAGCAGAGGAATCAGCTGGACCCTCAAAGACTCAAGAGAATCCATCGATTACGAATTACCACTGCTGAGACAAATCGACCTCGAGATAAACACCGAGAAGACCAGGAAAATTCGCAGCTTCAACGACAAACTAGCTTCCGTCCACTTCACCCGCGACGAAGAAGAAATACTCGCCATAGACAGTGGCGATGAAACTGACAAGATCCTAGGATTGGTAGAGGCCTTCAGCGCCGAAGACCCTGACGTGGTCGTGACTAGTGGTGGCGATTCTTTCATCTTCCCATATCTAGCTCGGAGAGCACAAGAGCTCGGAATCCTAGATCAGTTGATCCTTGGCCGAGACATCTCACCTCTTAGAGTCTACGAGGTTCAAGGCCACAGCTACTTCTCCTACGGCAAGATACTGTACCGCGAAACCGCTGCCCGTCTCCTGGGCCGGTTGCACGTTGACCAGAAAAACGCCTACGTGAGCGCCGACTGCGGCCTCGAGGGCCTCTTCGAGGTCTCCAGGACCTGCATCATGCCCATCCAGAGAGCAAGCCGTGCGACCATTGGCACCAACATGACAAGCCTCCAGCTCTACCATGCGGTCAAGCGAGACGTCCTCATTCCA encodes the following:
- a CDS encoding NAD(P)H-dependent oxidoreductase, which gives rise to MKILGISGSGRKRSYNWGLLEAAKELLPENTTLEIFDVSHFPLFTQDHERDPPAEVRSFKQKIRDSDAILFATPEHNYTVTAVLKNAIEWGNRPAGDNSWNGKPAAIVSASSGPRGGVRSQLHLRQILVDLNVYAINQPQLLLGRAQEAFDNDHKLKDPQTRETLKTILQTLTSWTKKINGS